The stretch of DNA TAAAAAAAAGATAACCACCCTCCCGAACGAACTGCACCAATTTTGATGTCTTGTGGCCCTCACCAGGCCATCCGAAACGCCGCGATCCCCATTCTGTCCTTGTCTGATCTTCAAAATGCCTCTGTCACGACGCCGACCGGGAGAGACCCGACCCCATGGGTGCTGTCATCATCCGTCGACCACCCGGttgagcagccgccgcagaaCGTCACGCGGTGGCAGGACTGCCGGGCTCTGGGCTGTCGCGAGTCATACCGTAACGCAGGGCCTGCAACCGACGACAGATCCAAGCCAAAGACTCAGGCTCGGGGTTCTTAGTGAGATCTGTCGCGAGGGAGGCGATTTCTTCTCCCAAACGACGAAAGTCAGACCGACGCTGCGCCTCGGTGCGCGACGCGTCTTGGGCTCGCCTCGACATGATCAAGCAGCCAACAACCCTGGCGACAATTATCGGGTCGCGGCATGTAAGTTGAGCTACTGGAGGTGAAGCTCGCATGTTGTTGGCGAAAGATTCAAGCCAAATATGCGTGTCTGCCTCCATGCTTGTCCCGAGACCGCTCAGGCGGCGGATAGCCTGCAGGAACCATACCTCCAGGGGCGGAGAAGACCCCAGACTCGCCGAACCGGCAatgctcatcatcatggcggcgacgtcatccAGGAacgccttgtcgtcgtctcgggcGGTACGACAACGGTCAAGGGACACGAGGACCTCATCTACGGCCCATTCCCGGGTCTGTTCTTTGGCCAGCAAGTTGTCGAGCCGTCGCGCCAAGCGGGAGAAGGAGACGTGGTGCAGTTCAGGACACTGGCGCAACGCTCGCACAAGATGCGCCATGTCCTCCCGAGACACCATGTCGGTCGGTGATTCGACGTTGGCTGCGGTCATGAGGGCAGATTTATACTCCTCTTGGTGCTCTGGGGTAAGAGAGCTCCATTCTGCGGGTGTAGGCATGCCAGAATACGCGACTCGGAAGTCTTCAGTCACTTCAAGCCGAAGACCAGGGGGACAACGCAGTAATCCAATGTCTTGAAGGTGTTCAAGCGACTCCTCAAGACATTTTCGAATCCCGTAGACGACGTGGGGATGGGGTAATTCGATGAGATTGATTTGTGGTTCGGGGCCAGGACGGCCCCCTTGCTCAAGATATTGCAACAAATCTGCGAGGATGACGGCCGATTCAGAAGAGCGTCCTGCGGTCGCGGAGGCCATGTCGAAACAGCAGGGATTTCAAGTCGCGGTTTCAGCAGGGATGTCGCAAAGCTCACGTTATAGTGGTAATCAACGGTGAGATAGAATGATGGTGGTTGAAGGTGTTGCGGTCGCTCGTTCGAAAGGTGGGTGGATGAAGGGAAGAAAAGGAGCTATATATAGGAGGCCGACCGAGAGAGCGACCTGTGAAAGAGCCGGCCAACTGGCAGACTGATTCACAGCAGCAGAGATGAAACGCCTCGAGGCACTGTCCACGCCCGAATGGCTTGCGCTGCTGGAGTGTCTGCGGCCACGGACGAATGTATAGATCAGACCAGTCAAATGATAGCCTTTAAGCGTGCTCAGGGCCAACTTCGTAGACAGCGAATGCTCCTTCGCAGACACGGTCACGATGTCAACAGGACAAGATAGTTTTGATAGAACAAAGGAAATTGAGGGCGTTCATTGAGTTATGAGCTCTATTTTTACATGTGATGGTACGATTGGTGAGTCTCCCAAGTCCCCAATGCTCCATCAGGTACACCCCTCGGCTCTCCCTCCGCTTCAAGCGAGATCAACTACAAAATTCGGTATAGACAGCAGCATCCCCAATGGCCCTCTCTCTATGTCGCTCAAGGTCGCGCGCGATTAAATGCTTAGCCGAGGAAGCTCTTGATGAAGGAAGTCGTGACCTCCTTGAGGCGgccctccagctccttgCTGATGGCACCCTCCTTCTCGAGCGTGGCGAGCAGGTCCGACTCGTTGGCCTTGAGGTGGGCAAGGTAGTCAGACTCCCACTGGAGGATCTTGTCGACGGGGACGGTGTCGAGGTAGCCGTTGACACCGGCGAAGATGAGGGGAACCATCTCGTTGACGGCCATGGGCGAGTACTGCTTCTGCTTCAGGAGCTCCGTCAGGCGCTCACCACGGGCCAGTGTCTGCTTGGTGGCAGCGTCCAGGTCGGAACCGAActgggcgaaggcggcgaccTCACGGTACTGGGCCAAGAAGAGCTTCAGAGAACCAGCGACCTGCttcatggccttgagctgggcggcggagccGACACGCGAGACGGACAGAccgacgttgatggcgggGCGGACACCCTTGTAGAAGAGCTCGGACTCGAGGAAGATCTGGCCGTCGGTAATGGAAATGACGTTGGTGGGAATGTAGGCAGACACGTCACCGCCCTGGGTCTCGATGATGGGCAGGGCAGTCATGGAGCCGCCACCGTGGTCGTTGTTGAGCTTGGCGGCACGCTCCAGCAGACGGGAGTGCAGGTAGAAGACGTCACCCGGGTAAGCCTCACGGCCAGGGGGACGACGGAGCAACAGAGACATTTGACGGTAGGCAACGGCCTGCTTCGACAGATCGTCGTAGATGACGAGAGAGTGCTTGCCATTATCTCGGAACCACTCCCCGAGCGAAGCACCTAGGGACATAAACGGTAAGTATATAGGAGAGAAATGATATAAAAAGAGTTCCACTTACCAGTAAACGGGGCAATGTACTGGAGGGGAGCGGCCTCAGAGGCGGtagcggcgacgacgatggagtaCTTCATGGCGTCGTTCTCCTCAAGGGTCTTGACGAGCTGGGCAACGGTAGATCGCTTctggccaacggcgacgtAGACGCAGTAAAGCTTCTTGGTCTCGTCGTTGCCATCGTTCCAGCGCTTCTGGTTGAGGATAGTGTCGAGGCCGACAGCGGTCTTGCCGGTCTGACGGTCACCGATGATCAACTCACGCTGACCACGGCCGATGGGAaccatggcgtcgacggactTGAAGCCGGTCTGCACGGGCTGGTTGACAGACTTGCGGGGTAGAATGCCGGGAGCCTTgagctgggcgcggcgcttcTCCTTGGTGTTGATGGGGCCCTTGCCGTCAATGGGGTTGCCGAGAGCATCGACGACACGACCAAGCATCTCGGGGCCGACGGGGACGTCGACCTAGGGCCCAGTCAGCACTCATCGGAGCCAGACCGTAGCAATCAAGGTGAAGATGTGACTTACAATCTCGCCGGTACGCTTGACAGTCTGACCCTCACGGACAAGACGGTCAGAGCCGAACAGCACAACACCGacctggccggcctcgaggttCATGCACATGCCCTTGACGCCAGAGGAGAACCTGAAGAGAAACGGTTAGACTCGTCTTCCAGAATTGCCGTCGCGCCAATCAGGTTGTGGACTCACTCAACCAGCTCCTCAGCCTGGACGTTGGACAGACCATGGACACGGGCGATACCGTCACTATTGGCGATATGTCAGCAATTTCGTCCTTGTCGAGTACGGCGCTTCTGTTGTCCCAGCGACGCGAgcgcagtggtggtggtggcggcagctgtGCCGGGATGGCGACGCGGAATTGACTTCGGGGAGGCAGGTGGACATATCGCCCAGCCTGCGGAGCTCCACATACCCGACGGAAAGGACGCGGCCGGTCTCAGCGAGGCCAGACTCCTCCTGGACACCACGAATTCGCTGCTCGAGAATGGACGAGACCTCGGTCGGCGAGGCcttggtgtcggcggcgtaGGATCGGGCCTgcatggccacggcggcgggtgcggcaTTTCGGACCTGGAGGAGAAAAACAAGTTAGCCGAagccccgacgacgacagaaCCTGACTCCGGCGAGTCGAGGCGACGCATCAAGCGTGCACGCGCCCAAAAACGCATCCAACGACGCCCAGACACCGTCCGAAGATCCAATTGAGCTCTGCAAGCGGTTTtccgatggcggcgggcgtcggtggATGGCATTGGTCGTCGGCTCGGCTGGTGGCTAGAGGACACTCACCGCGGCGACCCTGCCGGCGGCAGAGACGGCGCCCACGGCACGCGTGGACTGTCGGAGGGCGTTCCGGAACATGGTGAGGGCGGTGACTGGGAGGCGTAGATGCAAGGAGAGCAATTGCAGCACCGTGCAAttggggagaggggagatTGGGGGTTGCGATGCTGCCTTTGCAGGAGAGCAAATGGAGATTTTCGGGAGGAACAGTCAGTCACGGGGAAGCAGAGTCTGTggagggaggaggtggagCTGCGTAGCCCCCAGCCGCCCAATCACACGCCGTTGCGCGGTTTTGCCTGCAAATTCCGAGgcccccgtctccgtcgcggcgctgtaCGGATTGGACAATTTTTGccccggccaggccagccccCCGTGCCTGAGGTATCTTGTTCCTGAGGCATCAATTGctctgccgcccgcgccaggGCCCGACCTCCACTGGAAGGGTGCGCTGAGCGAGCCAAGGAGCACCACGACCAGCCCTGAAAATAGCGTGCTTTGCCGCCGTAGCAACACCCCCGCTTGCATGCCTCACGATCAAATCCCGGAACAGCCATGCCCGTCGATACTATATCAAGGCTGTCCCGTCATCTGCTAGACACCCCTGGGCACTTGCGAATATTGGCATAGACGTCACCTCGCAACTTGTCGAGTCTATATAGCCTATTACCCTATTGATGTCTCTCGCTGGATGTTCTCTTACTGCTCTTGCTGCTCTCCCGCCTCTCCTGTCTTTCGTGCCCATCGTGCCTATCGTGCCTCTCCTACCTCTCGTGCCTCTCGTGCCTCTCGTGCCTCTCGTGCCTCTCGTGCCCCTTGTGCCGCTCGTGCCGCTCGTGTCTCTCATACCTTTCATACCTCTCCTCCCCCATCCACCCAATTCAACTCCGGCGCGGCTTGCCATCTCATCCATGTTCCTCATATCCGTGTAGCCATCTCACACATGGCAAAATAGTCAAGCTCACACATCTTCATTCTCATCAATGTGCTACATCTCAACGTAGCAGCAGAACCGTCAATTCAACGTCGCCAAATCACTTAGTAAACGGCGCCATTCGCTAGGGGTATCTAGTCGTCCATGCATCCAACAACGGCCCATCCTCaagccgcgcccgccgccgcgacggcggcctgcatGTTGCGCTGCACGATCCTCACAAAAGACACCACCGCCATGACCGCCCacgcctcgccgagctccccAGTGGCCCCTCGTCCTCTGAACTGGAACGCGCCCGCCTTGGTCCACGACTTGGTCCACTTTGCGTTgcctgcgacggcgacaatCTCCTCTTCCCCCTCTTGGCCCAGCCGGACCAGCTTGTAGCCAAAggagccctcgccgagctccttgacctcgtcgctcctgctgctgcgccacTCGAACCTGTCGGGCAGCGAGGTggtgtcgatggcgacggtaAAGGCGTATATCATCGACATGCCGTTGCCTCGGGCGCGGATCTCCTCTTCGATGGGTCGTCGCC from Purpureocillium takamizusanense chromosome 6, complete sequence encodes:
- the ATP1 gene encoding Alpha subunit of the F1 sector of mitochondrial F1F0 ATP synthase (COG:C~EggNog:ENOG503NUHW), whose amino-acid sequence is MFRNALRQSTRAVGAVSAAGRVAAVRNAAPAAVAMQARSYAADTKASPTEVSSILEQRIRGVQEESGLAETGRVLSVGDGIARVHGLSNVQAEELVEFSSGVKGMCMNLEAGQVGVVLFGSDRLVREGQTVKRTGEIVDVPVGPEMLGRVVDALGNPIDGKGPINTKEKRRAQLKAPGILPRKSVNQPVQTGFKSVDAMVPIGRGQRELIIGDRQTGKTAVGLDTILNQKRWNDGNDETKKLYCVYVAVGQKRSTVAQLVKTLEENDAMKYSIVVAATASEAAPLQYIAPFTGASLGEWFRDNGKHSLVIYDDLSKQAVAYRQMSLLLRRPPGREAYPGDVFYLHSRLLERAAKLNNDHGGGSMTALPIIETQGGDVSAYIPTNVISITDGQIFLESELFYKGVRPAINVGLSVSRVGSAAQLKAMKQVAGSLKLFLAQYREVAAFAQFGSDLDAATKQTLARGERLTELLKQKQYSPMAVNEMVPLIFAGVNGYLDTVPVDKILQWESDYLAHLKANESDLLATLEKEGAISKELEGRLKEVTTSFIKSFLG
- a CDS encoding uncharacterized protein (EggNog:ENOG503P7U2), whose translation is MGSTESKVVGTRMAQSELANINLPNKFGLWYKGKAHIRLIIGEDKNSITHIITLPDGWHGDLIFYNGPTNESNPMAVVTYGSKMGWHDKIRLAAQPGRRPIEEEIRARGNGMSMIYAFTVAIDTTSLPDRFEWRSSRSDEVKELGEGSFGYKLVRLGQEGEEEIVAVAGNAKWTKSWTKAGAFQFRGRGATGELGEAWAVMAVVSFVRIVQRNMQAAVAAAGAA